The Uranotaenia lowii strain MFRU-FL unplaced genomic scaffold, ASM2978415v1 HiC_scaffold_890, whole genome shotgun sequence DNA segment AGAAACAAGCATGCAAGAATCGACTGTAAACTTTTATTTGCTATCGGAATTGGACCCCCCAAAGAAGCTTCGAATGTGTTCGTAAGATACCTATCAAACAGATCTTTAAGtagcaaagataaaaaataaatgtttttaaattctgtattcttaattatcaaataaaattttatcacaaTGTTGAATTCACTTTCACTAttgaattattaatttaaaatggaGTTAAGCTGCCCTTTCAATTCGGAACATGTAAAAAATCGTAGCTGTTTCTGTTCCCGGAAGTAGTACTTTTTTCATCCAACTCGAATGTAGGTATCCATTAATTAGCAGTATCGTAATCCATCTTCCGCTGtccatttcaaagattttatgcATAAACACTTCCATGATTCTGAGATGATCCGGTGGCGGTATTTGTTCCTAATGAATAGAGAAGAATTCAGCAGCACACAGCTATACTCGCCGGTTTTATTCCGATCACTTTCAGCGAACAAGCCGTATTCCGAAACAtctaaaacatacatattgctttTTAATTTCTGTGTGATAAATACAATAATTTTGGAGTTATTTACCTGTTAATTCCGAAAAGTTGATAACCATTTCTGAAGATTTTATGGTTCCGATTTTTCAGGAGGAAGACAACTTCGTGCTCGAACTTTCTGAAGCAGTTTGCCGGAATGCTAATTACTCTTGGAATGTTTGAACAACGGATCCGGCGGTGGACagaaaatatcaaacttttttttctaaaagttacGAGGAAATTAGCTTTCGGTAGCTGTTCTCACTGCAGAGTATTTAAGAACAAcaggaatcaaatttgaatcacgaattatttttgtttttttgtttacactGTGATTTGCAACAACCGTTATTTTCGAGTTTTGGTAGATCTGGAGAAAGCCTTTTGGCTATAAGAAGAGCAAAATTGAGTTAgagaaaacaaattgttctggTAATGGCATTTCCCCAGAGTATATGGCCTTATAATTGTTTTTCCAAAGCCAAAATAGATTTTGACAACCTCTCGAAAGTCAGGACAAGTCCTGAAAagtcaggacacctggcacctctgacgtgcattacaattgttcagttgttgatgttgtttctCTTGTactcagaggtgccaggtaacctgatttatcaggatttgtcctgattttctagagaccgaaattaagattcaaaattttttataggataaaagtattttgaaataattaacataataaataattcacataaataataacataattgtaaacttattgaaaattgttgaatgattgaatactggaatatcttgtatgatcccatttctatgacattatgatcATATATCTATAAAATATAAGAGCTCTAAAAATGAagagtataatttttaaaaaagatgcctaaccatgtgtttcaaataattcaacctttcaagtaaaggaagcgaataatttgaaaaaataattgagtaaAATTACAACTGCTAgactaaaatacgatgcttcaacGTAGGTTACAATAATCGATCGAATTAACTatagaaattaaacattttgacaactttgaaatatcaatattttcaatgttgtcattttgtcacttatgtcACAGGTTATACAGAGCAAACgtagaaatatttgaaacacattGTTGGGGAcctttttttgatattgtattttttgaaattgtatttgtTATGTTATATTCGCCTTTTAAATCGATTTTGATCGATACACCTATGCGTGTAGACCAGGCCGACTAACCATTtactaaactgaaaattgtaaaaatgaacatagatacaaatttgaaaatatatttaaccgATCATTgtactctatgttagaatcatagATACTCTATTCTTGCTGTCTTGACTCGATAGGTTATCCAGAgcaaatgttgaattatttgaaacacatggttgggaaccttttttttatattgtaatctttaattttatattcgtcttcttaattgattttgatcggtatgttttttaataatcgaTATACATATGCGTTGAGACCAGGCCGACATTCCATTtactaaactgaaaattgtaaaaatgaacatagatacaaatttgaaaatatatttaaccgATCATTgtactctatgttagaatcattgatactctATTCTGGCTGTCTTGACTCCATAGGTTACCCAGAgcaaatgttgaattatttcaaacacatggttgggaaccttttttttatattgtaatctttaatttttttatattgttatctttaattttatattcatgtttttaattggtttcgatcggtaGGTTTTTCATGACCGATATACCTATGCGTTGAGACCAGGCCGACATTCCATTtactaaactgaaaattgtaaaaatgaacatagatacaaatttgaaaatatgttttaccgatcattggactctatgttatagaatcattgatactctTTACTTGCTGTCTTCACTCTATAGGTTACCCAGAgcaaatgttttattatttgaaacacatggttgggaacctttttttatattgtaatctttatttcatattcatgttctcaattgattttgatcgtAAGTTTTTTAATGGTGGAAATTTAAGAAAGTTTACAGACCAGCCAAACATACCATCACAATATATTATCCAGGGTTGGAAAAGTGAAATTCACTGCATCACTGCATCActcttgattcatgaaaataataataatttctgcttagattgcataaataaaggcgcaagACAGTGCTGTAAGCGCCTGGATTTATGCAATCACAGTACGCAGCTTGTTGGCTGGCCGGTGGTAGTTCATATTGAAAAACACcgtaaatatcatctgaaccgaaaattaccatggtttaaacttttttataacctatttattcgattttctcatactttaactacaaattcgatcatATTCATGAAGTTTTTatgacaaatcaggacattttagtgacaaattttcaaaaaatcaggttaactcgaaagtttttgaaaaatcaggacggtctctcggaagtcaggacaaatcctgataaatcaggatacctggcacctctgatccAAACCAAAACGATGGTTGGtaaacttttacattttttacctATTTATAATTCATCGTGTAGTTTTAATTTGAACGCGCGCCACTTTGGcaaaagcaaaatttcaaatggaattCAGGCTTCTacttactttattttcatggtgttaaaaaattataaggatATTGTTCATCGTCGCGTCGGAATCCATCGCGGGTCGGCATCAACCAATGTCATCGTGGTGCGGAGCGAACGGGAAACCCTCAGGCGCCGTGTCCTGGAGATTCAGTTAACAAACGCGTCTTCCGTGCGAACAACCTCCCGGGCCAAACCAGTGTGCATAATGATGCTAAGATACTCCGCTCAAATGTACGTTTGATTGTAACATTCATTATTGTGTAACACCCGGATGAATCCCACAGGAAATTACATTCTAAGGCGCACGATAACGGACgtaattttacgctgacaacgGTGGACATTCAATTATGACGTTCGTTCTTACAGTCTTCtggtaattgttccggataaGTGAATTCGAAGTTTGTGACACGTTCGTGCAACAACACAAAGGAGGAAAACGAGACTTATAAGACGGACGGCAAGGGTGTCAGCTGTCTTGAATCGCTACGTGTTGCCTGTGTCCGATGATGACCAAATCGTAAGTTTCTTCCAAATTGATCTACTGAATACTAAAGCCAAAATTGGGATTTTTTGTGTTATGACCATATTTTAAATTAGTGCAGTTTCTTCCCCGTACacattttcgataattttattAGGGTTATTACTATTCATATTTGTTAATGACCCCGGCCTTTCTGCTTAGCCCTCAACAATGTAAAAATGACTTTATATTGACtgtcccaagtaaccataagcgcTAACAtagcagttaatttcgccagAATTgactcacagtgctaagagagggCAGATAAGCTTGTTATTGGATAACATTTTGATAATTCGTAAGTGCTTATGGTTCCTTGACTTGATGGCTTctcaatcataattttttaacgtACCTCTATTGACGTGGAAAAGAACTCATCAAATGTAATAGATTTTCtcgggaaaaatgaataaaattatcattttggtaTCTTTTTCTTTcgctctgaattttttttattttgagtaaaGAAGTTGGATCCCTGCTTGGGCCACCGCAACCGATGTGAATATCTTTCCGGATTGCATCATATAtcttaaatttatattatttgaagGCATctcttaacaaaaattatagtacTTGTCCACATTTTGAACTATACACCATTGTACAACCTATAAGACAGGAATAGTTAAGATCCCCACgcacaattcaacaaaaaagtttccgcgtttactgataaaatatgctaataattgaaatttacatGTATGTGATTGTAATTGTGTGCTTCTGTGTATTGAGTTTGTGTTGCGCACCATAAAAAACAGCGTTAAAACATTATGATactatgaataaaaatttcgctGCAATTGTATGCTCTTTAGTGAAAATTAcagtttaattttcaataacgtTGCTGATATTTACATCGTTTGTAGAATAAGGTGTAGTAGCGCACagtccaaattcaaaaatcatcattcagttcagaattcagattgaaattcaagattcaaatttagaattaaaatcttgaattcacaaTTATGAATGCAATTTGAAATTCACGATTCATAATGTACATATTAATAAACTAAGATTTACATGTGGGATGCCATAACGACCGATTTGAACGAGTAATTACTCGAAGCATCTATAAGCCATTAGGACGCCCCTCGGCGATAAGTCAAAACTTATGTAAGACCCTTCACACACACCGACACGCAGTTGTCATTCATCGTCGCGTCGGAATCCATCGCGGGTCGGCATCAACCAATGTCATCGTGGTGCAGAGCGAACGGGAAACCCTTAGGCGCCGTGTCTGTAAAACGTCGGGTTCCGTTTCCGGTTCTATTTCTGCGGGGAAATACTCTTCGTTTCGAGTTTTACAGTGTCCTGGAGATTCAGGTAACAAACGCGTCTTTCGTGCGAACAACCTCGCGGGCCAAACCAGTGTGCATAATGATGCTAAGATACTCCGCTCGAATGTACGTTTGATTGTAACATTCATTATTGTGTAACATCCGGATGATTCCCACAGGAAATTACATTCTAAGCCGCACATAACGGACgtaattttacgctgacaacgGTGGacagtcttccggtaattgttccggataagtgaattcaaattttgtgacatgtTCGTTCAACAACACAAAGGAGGAAAACGAGACTCATTAGACGGACGGCAAGGGTGTCAGCTGTCTTGAATCGCTACGTGTTGCCTGTGTCCGATGATGACCAAATCGTAAGTTCTTCCAAATTGATTCACTGAATACGAAAgccaaaattaagattttttgtgttatgaccatatattaaaatttcgcTGAAATTGTATGCTCTTTAGTGAAAATTATAGCTTAATTTTCATTAACGTTGCTGATATTTACATCGTTTATAGAATTAGATGTAGTAGTGTACAGTCcaaattcaaaaaccatcattcagttcagaattcagattgaaattcaagattcaaatttagaattaaaatcttgaattcacaaTAATGAATGCAATTTGAAATTCACGATTCATAATGTACATATTATTAAACTAAGATTTACATGTGGGATGCCATAACGACCGATTTGAACGAGTAATTACTCGAAGCATCTATAAGCCATTAGGACGCCCCTCGGCGATAAGTCAAAACTTATGTAAGACCCTTCACACACACCGACACGCACTTGTCATTCATCGTCGCGTCGGAATCCATCGCGGGTCGGCATCAACCAATGTCATCGTGGTGCGGAGCGAACGGGAAACCCTTAGGCGCCGTGTCTGTAAAACGTCGGGTTCCGTTTCCGGTTCTATTTCTGCGGGGAAATACTCTTCGTTTCGAGTTTTACAGTGTCCTGGAGATTCAGGTAACAAACGCGTCTTTCGTGCGAACAACCTCGCGGGTCAAACCAGTGTGCATAATGATGCTAAGATACTCCGCTCGAATGTACGTTTGATTGTAACATTCATTATTGTGTAACATCCGGATGATTCCCACAGGAAATTACATTCTAAGCCGCACATAACGGACgtaattttacgctgacaacgGTGGacagtcttccggtaattgttccggataagtgaattcaaattttgtgacatgtTCGTTCAACAACACAAAGCAGGAAAACGAGACTCATTAGACGGACGGCAAGGGTGTCAGCTGTCTTGGATCGCTACGTGTTGCTTGTGTCCGATGATGACCAAATCGTAAGTTTCTTCCCAAATTGATCCACTGAATACGAAAgccaaaattaagattttttgtgtTATGACCATATTTTAAATTAGTGCAGTTTCTTCCCCGTAcacattttcgacaattttataAGGGTTATTACTATTCATATTTGTTAATGACCCCGGGTTATTActattcaaatttgttaatgtcATCGTGGTGCGGAGCGAACGGGAAACCCTTAGGCGCCGTGTCTGTAAAATTTCGGGTTCTTTTTCCGGTTCTATTTCTGCGGGGAAATACTCTTCGTTTCGAGTTTTACAGCCTGGAGATTCAGGTAACAAACGCGTCTTCCGTGCGAACAACCTCCCGGGCCAAACCAGTGTGCATAATGGTGCTAAGATACTCCGCTCGAATGTACGTTTGATTGTAACATTCATTATTGTGTAACATCCGGATGATTCCCACAGGAAATTACATTCTAAGCCGCACAATAATGGACgtaattttacgctgacaacgGTGGACATTCAATTATGACGTGCGTTCTTACAGTCTTCtggtaattgttccggataagtgaattcaaattttgtgacataTTCGTTCAACAACACAAAGGAGGAAAACGTACAAGGGTGCAAGGGTGTCAGCTGTCTTGAATCGCTACGTGTTGCCTGTGTCCGATGATGACCAAATCGTAAGTTCTTCCAAATTGATTCACTGAATACGAAAgccaaaattaagattttttgtgttatgaccatatattaaaatttcgcTGAAATTGTATGCTCTTTAGTGAAAATTATAGCTTAATTTTCATTAACGTTGCTGATATTTACATCGTTTATAGAATTAGATGTAGTAGTGCACAGTCcaaattcaaaaaccatcattcagttcagaattcagattgaaaatcaagattcaaatttagaattaaaatcttgaattcacaaTAATGAatgcaatttgaaatttacgATTCATATTGTACGTATTAATAAACTAAGATTTACACTCATAATTATATTTTGTCATCCacatttgtaaaatatttcaacataatttttaaaaatacaaattttaactcCTTGGTAGAACGCTCGCTATTATAAAATGTATTATCAGATTAATTTTGGATTAACTATCTTTCcgaattttggttttcttgatcACAGTGTAATACTTAACAGCATATAGGTAGGCGTTGTGTTGACTGACTGGCAGGTTGACTGACAGCAATTCTATACATCCCTTTTTCAGGCTGGCAGCCTCCATTTATTTCACTTCGAATTGGCGCTGAAAGTTGTCTACATTTTATTCTTGTAAATAACGGTGAAATAGATACAAAAAGAAAAGTACCAGTGCGTGGAAAGTCGATTGTTGGTGCCTTAACTATTGTTGGTGCCTTAACTATTGTTGGTGCCTTAACTATTGTTGGTGCGTATAAGGTACGTACATTAACTTTTTATTATGCAACAatccgatttattttttttgattttagttgAGTTATTTAGTTAAAATATAAGGGTTTGAGGTCCAGATTCGATTTCTGATTAAACTTCTGATTAACTTGTTTTTAATGAACTACGTTCAAATCATTGAGGCGCTAGGATCAGAGTTGCTGACTTCGAAACACCCGGCctcttaggtttttttttcgtttttcataatTGCCATAACACCTTCTAAGACTTATTTAGGattgggggcaagtgcaaacgcaatactttttccaaactaattcaCAGATGAGTCAGTATATCGGtcctaaaatgaattgaatacatgttccggtatgttttatcaacttttatttatatatttgctgttttcttgcaatattgataactttttggaactccatttttggtgactgttgttttaagcaaaagaccttcatttactaaGGCATTGCGGAACTATGAACATtcgcttcagatacaacactttggataccccttctgaccattttaatataatgctgaactattttggtgatgaattttctgaaatggctgatgttacatggcttaaaggtgcgtttgcacttaccctggtagtgtcgtttgcacttgccccgcagtgtggTTTAACAAGAGCGAATATTACGTTCACAACTTTCGgggtttactaaaaatttatcataaatgttctgctttcacttgaatatcgTTCTCAAACACTCacattttaacgaaaaatcggatttgaatgcccttttttgtagccaaaatatgcaaaacaaaaacacactgttcatgtctagtacgtacttgaattcgtgtgtgatcaaacaatgccgtgtttttagtgaaaaatttaaagaaagtttagtttatctatgtcagattgtttgtttgggtctaaacaacattttctagaagaagaaatattttttacttttttttgtaacacagaaaatttgaacgtttgcacttgccccggtgtaccttatattgATCAGAGAAGCTTTTGCTTGCGGGAATATAGAGGCTATTTTGTACGGCTCGGAAGTCAAGCTTTTTGCAGTCCGGATTTATAATGTTTCGGACAGATATCACATGTTCGGCAATGTTGCGGGCAGTAAACTGACACTGTACAGCGATCACTTATGCAACATGTTGCCTTATTGTGAGTACACATGAAAATCACTTAATACTTCGGGGCGAATGATACATGTTTGCCCCTGTGTTCACTTTTTGTCACTGCTACCCCTTTCCTTAGTCTGGGAATTAGAATTCGGGTGGCTGGTGGTAGGAGTTACAGCGTCAGGCTGTTTTGTTGGTTCTGGGGCAGCCGAACTCTCATTTTGAAACTTGAACAGTAGCTATTTCAATCATGTGGGTCGACGATGCAATAATACAGAATATTGAAGCCTTTATCAGTAGCTATTTCAACCATGTGGGTCGACGATGcaataatacagaatattaagTGAAATTCtcagcttttcaaattttgtgttattcgacgtaatgaaagctcacgagAGCATTGCTTTTattccaaatatctcgaaaaggtatgaatatttttaacgttttacatTTACAACAAATAGTCTAGTCAAatccatggtatttttattggagatttttatgtgttttgaatattcgaaaacatgataaaataatcaaatttttgaatttttggaaataagctGTTATTTCTACAGATTTCGAAATCTCGTTCAATTTTATTTagcctcaatcaatcacaatcGTCTTCCTGCATCTTaaaaggtacaccggggtattTGGGGACGATGAATGTTTGAACATCACGGggcactatttttcaaatttttaatttagaatgtttaattcatttttaatctATCTAATAACTGTGAAACGGATACGATTACGACAATAACGGGTGTTTTCAGCGATTTTTGGTTTACTTTTAATTATAACTGATATGTCGAGATGATGTGCATCATTTTCAATTGCATTTTTAATCTAGCGGGTTCTTGGCGACAAActttacattgaaacaatcctatCATTCAGAAGATAGAGAAAATCTACCATCCCTACTTACCTTATAAAGCAGAGTAAGTGAAGAAACCAGCGGTTCATTAGTTCTAGTGATAACTTTCGCGAGTTGTGTCAACACTGGACCTAGCAGAGGGACGACAAATTCTAGGAAAAATGAGATAACTTATCTCGATCATACTTATATCTTCTGTATTAGTATACAACATATTCTGCATCAAATTGATCGTAGTTTTGTCTAAATAGATCCactgttgattttcttaaaagatttaagttgtaCTATATGAAAAACCGTCCTACTTACCTTTGTGTACTTTAAATGGTATTTGGCTTAAATTTGGAAACCtgtcaaatttaattattcCAATGAAAATGATGTTCATCTGATCCTGGCGCCTCGATtggtttctattttaaaatcgtgtTATCGGAACAAATTATATTGACATTATCGATTGATATTCAatatttggattgaaaaaagacatcagagccaaaggggtataattgcaaatatggtcgattttgagttagcaatactttacaattttttacatttcaatatgaatttggtaattttATCGGGTAATTTTAAGTCTATTTACTTAAACACTTCTacgtttgaaacaaaaatacctatttttgaataatatatggaaaatgaccaaaaaacgacaacttaaaagcgtgttttctcgaattaTTCTTTTATGCAtctatacccctttggctctaagggtcgtaaatatattttttgtttttgtatttttattaagttataatagctttcctttaattttaagtttccaCCCACTCATTTATAAGATGACTTTGTTCGGATACTGCAATGgtgtttatttgatttcaaacacatttgaagttattttgatgagaaatatggttattttatgGTTACTAAATTTATaactaatttattcaaatttcgttCCGAAATAATCAATAaagatcaaaacttttttctgaaaatgataGAATTCAAAGCGTTCGGTGATTAACTAAATTTATCACGATTGCcttattttataatattcaattaattttatttaaattaatgatttcttttttataaacattggTTAGAATTAAACGAATCTAAATATTaaacttgaaactttttcaattttttatttcagtttttaaacATGTCTCGCACCAAAAAATATTCATCGGAATACAAAGCAAAAAAACTTCGTTTACACAATAAGCAAAAGTACATTAAAAAACTTGCTTCCGTTATAAATgagcaaaaaagaaaatcagatgtCAGTTTTTCTAATCAACCAAACGCAACAATTTTGGAAGAAatacaaacaaatcaaaattgttacagTGAAGAAAATCGACAAagagaaattttgaatcatgCAGAAGCAATTGATGATTATGCTTATCCTATTGTAAACGAAGATAACTCATATGAAGAgcaagaacaacaaaaaatacagTTTCGATATCAGAGGAAAAGAAGAGatattgaaatttcttcaatcattcgagaaaaaaatgctaaaaggaTTCGAGAAATAAGAGCAGATATGAGCTattacgaaaatgaaaaaaaaataaacagatttcgTATGCGTAAGATAAGAAATGAAAACATGGAATACTATGCAAGAGAGAAGAAtaatattttatgcaaattagCAGAAAAACGTTTAAGACACGTAAACGTCCAAGCTGTGCCGAAtccttcaaatttgttgaatataCGTTTACAGAGAAGCAATGAAACGTATCATGTTAATGAAAATGCACGCAACAGATTATCACGACGGGAGCAAAGAATGAATGAATTCATAGCTCATCGAGACAAATACTACAACCTTCTAATTCGTTCGAATGAtattcaatcgaaatcaataaGGGAATTCATTGAGAATAGAAAGCAGATGCCCAGTTATGTATGCGCAAGCTGCGAgggttcatttttctttaagagtgttcaaaaaatttctaaacagataattgataaaattctgaaaaacgaaaacgttCAGAATACTTGCGATTCACAAaccttgaattattattttcaaaattcttgtaattttctGTGTAAAACTTGCATTAAATATGTAAAAGAAGGTAAAATTCCCAAGCTTGCTTCAAGTTGGGGCTTAAAATTACCGCCGGTTCCCGAATGCATTACAAGACTTAATGATATTGAAGAAAGAATAGTTTCTCCTTATGTTGCTTTCCAAAAGGTTGTTCTCATGTCAAAACGTGCTTGTAATCCACAGCTTGGAATGAAAGGGAGTGCAATTCATGTGCCTAGTAGTGTGCCCCTAATGGTTTCGTCTTTGCCAAGACAACTAAATAATCTTGATGTTATACCTATACCGGTGGAATTCAAACGACATATGGGTCACTCTTCCACATATATAAGTGGATTGGTCCGTGTGTCATATGTATCAGAAGCTCTTGATTACTTGAAAAATACTGAATTATACAAAAGACATGATATACAAGTTTCTTCTTATGGAATGAGAACTCTCACGGAAGAAATCAATCAGAACAATGTCATAAATTTAGTTGACGGTGAAAATCAAGTTGCTTCAAGTGACGAAGGTAATATTAGGAATAATCAACCCTTTTCTGGCTTTGAACAAGAGGTGAATTCGAATTTACAATTAGACGATTTAGAGGTTGACGATGAATTTTATGAACACTTGGTGGATGATGACGATGAATGTTTACTTTTCGACTTCAATCAACAAACTGCACAACATGCCACTATTGTTATGGCCCCAGGACAAAATCACTGGCCTGTTTCGGTTCACATTCAACCAGATgttgaatgtttttgttttccaaaaattttcgctggaaaaaaaaggcaaatacttaacaaaaatattacaagatCTGATTTAATTAAATGGGAAGTACGTTGTCACACAGTAAAAATTTCTGCAttcagaattttatatttggccAAAATCAAATTGGAATCAGAAGTTCTTAGTTCAACTACACTTAcattaaaaaagaaatctaaTGCTAAAGGTGTTACAGTTGAGGAAGCACTAAATCCCCAGTTTATTGCAGAGCTTAGGCAGCATAATGAtgggttgaattttttaaagcacATCAGGTGTTCTCCAAGTTTTTGGAGCGCCAAGAAAAAGAATCTTTTTGCAATGTTGCGGCAGTGCGGAAAACCAATGTTTTTCTTAACCGTGTctgcagttgaaaataaatggcCTGAATTGATACAAGGTTTGGTATTAAAGACTACAGGGAAACAAATT contains these protein-coding regions:
- the LOC129760956 gene encoding uncharacterized protein LOC129760956; protein product: MSRTKKYSSEYKAKKLRLHNKQKYIKKLASVINEQKRKSDVSFSNQPNATILEEIQTNQNCYSEENRQREILNHAEAIDDYAYPIVNEDNSYEEQEQQKIQFRYQRKRRDIEISSIIREKNAKRIREIRADMSYYENEKKINRFRMRKIRNENMEYYAREKNNILCKLAEKRLRHVNVQAVPNPSNLLNIRLQRSNETYHVNENARNRLSRREQRMNEFIAHRDKYYNLLIRSNDIQSKSIREFIENRKQMPSYVCASCEGSFFFKSVQKISKQIIDKILKNENVQNTCDSQTLNYYFQNSCNFLCKTCIKYVKEGKIPKLASSWGLKLPPVPECITRLNDIEERIVSPYVAFQKVVLMSKRACNPQLGMKGSAIHVPSSVPLMVSSLPRQLNNLDVIPIPVEFKRHMGHSSTYISGLVRVSYVSEALDYLKNTELYKRHDIQVSSYGMRTLTEEINQNNVINLVDGENQVASSDEGNIRNNQPFSGFEQEVNSNLQLDDLEVDDEFYEHLVDDDDECLLFDFNQQTAQHATIVMAPGQNHWPVSVHIQPDVECFCFPKIFAGKKRQILNKNITRSDLIKWEVRCHTVKISAFRILYLAKIKLESEVLSSTTLTLKKKSNAKGVTVEEALNPQFIAELRQHNDGLNFLKHIRCSPSFWSAKKKNLFAMLRQCGKPMFFLTVSAVENKWPELIQGLVLKTTGKQISLLQALNLPEQQKHDLIKENPVYSALYYDFKITELMKLMKQSSGPFQPYKISDFYRRREFQMRGSPHDHMLLFIEDAPCLDLNNEDSIKAFEKFADTFITCQYDADNPLCKYLRHKHTDTCSKGRSNKNTCRFNFPKFVLAETKILIPLPKNEVSAAVKKNLQRIKETMEVLYSSKERSNLSFEEILDSLDLTKDDYITALRASISKVTIFYKRRSCEVDINSYNPIILNLMESNTDLQLILDEYGVAAYIVDYIAKSESGLSKQLKEL